DNA from Triticum aestivum cultivar Chinese Spring chromosome 7D, IWGSC CS RefSeq v2.1, whole genome shotgun sequence:
agtatttgcCAGTATGACAACCACTTTGCTGAAGAGATGCTTTATGCATGCACACGTGTCACCAAATCAAATGTGCCTTGTTTTGATGCTCACTTTGAGAATTGAAACCAGCATCGCCGTCTTCTAATCATTGCAATATTCCTTGCATGAATGATCTGTAGATATGAATATTGTATATGTGCTCACATGTACATGTGGTCTTTAATTTTTTTTCCTGTATGAACAGCTTGTTTAGACAAGATACTTATCTACAAAGTTGCACCGATACGGATACACGTATCGGTATCGGGATACCGATACGTAAATACGGCATTTTCAGAAAGTGCCAATACAGGGATACATTTGACTATTTTTCTTAAAACAAAAATAAGTATGTATAGTTGCTATAATCATCAGATTACCCACTGGCCAGCAACAGCCAGTAACAAACACGTGTAGAACAAGTGAGCTACGGTAGCATGAGAGAGGAAGAGGAGCAGGAGCACCGGAGCTGACCAAGTGAGCAAACTCGCTGCTGCTTGTTGGAGGGGGGTGGCGAGTGGTTCTGCCTGCTGGATACCGCCGGCTTGCTACCAGCGAGCTGCTGGTGGAGGAGCCGCCGCGTAGGCCATGAGGGGCCAGGAGAGGAATCGTGGTTTGCTGTGTGAGAGGAGAAAGAGGGGCAAGAACCCTGAGCCGCTGCATCTGATGGCGCCGCCGCCGTCTAGGTTGGGACATAGGGGATATCGGGTCAGAATATGCTCTGCTTAATGTGCTGATGATGGGCCGGAACTATCCACAACGTATCAGGTAGGTATCCTGCACGTAGGGATGCAAAGCGGCGCCCGGATCCGTCCCGCTTCGTATACAAAATGAGTAAAATTACTTGTGGCTTTTGTTTGATAAAGTTAGTTTATTTTGTACTAGCTGATTGATTTTGCGGGACTATGCGGGATGCCCGCCTGCATCCCTATCTGCACGTATCGGGAATGAAGATCAATTGTTTTTAACACTATTTTCGGGGATACTCTGCTGATACGCATCCAGCACGTATCAGGGACGAATCCATACCGGACATGGTATCTGATACAGATTCGCTAGGGCCTGGATGTATCCGTGTTTTCTAGTTATCTAATTGCCTTTTCATCGAATTTGCCAAGATAATTTTATGCTAATTCATCAGTGATTATGCTTTAATGTGTTAATTTTGTTATTATACAGCAACGACTTTGCTGGGTTGGAAAGCTGGGGAGATCCCACCCCTAGACCATCGCCCTTTACTCTGAAGGAGCTGGGTGATGCCTGGGTTGCTGCTGCAAAGCGCCAGCTCATTCACAGGCCCAAGTCGCCGACTCGTGTGGAGCGGCTAAGGCGCCTGCGAGAGCATGATCGGAAGAGTTTGATGATAGCATTGGGCGTCTATGCTGAACAAAATAACATACAAGTATGTGACCCGAATCAAAATATTTAAGTTGGTGATATATTTTATTTAATCATTGGTTTATGACTATTCTGTTTATTTCAGACTACTTTGTTAGTTAATTAGTGGTTAGAATAGTTAATATCCCATGCCTTGATTTGTTTATTGAATTAACAAAAGGTTGTGGAAGTACGACTACACCTTGCTCCTACAAAGTGATAGATCACTAGTGTTGAAGGAACTACAACGTGTTTTGCTGGATACCAAGCATGAGTTCAGTCCAAAACTCCTAGAACACAAGCTCCagtccaagatcttagataagaataCCAAGTTCTGTTATAGTCTTATAGGAGCTCAATTATAGGGCTTTGGCAAGCCTTTACATCTTAACTTGTACTTATAGCTAAACACTCTGGAAAACAGTAGTTAAGGTTCAACTTGTACTCATAGCTAGAAGACTAGAAAATAGTAGCTAAGGttaagaaaacaaaagaaatacaacTACATATGACTTAAGGACCATCTTATCTAGAATGGAGTAGAAGTAATGACTTGTGatttttttctttaattttctttattgttcCTCGTCATTTGCAGATTAGAAATGTAAACATATCTTGTCAGGCTTATTAGTTTACACGCATCATTTTTATTTCAGCCTGCTGACCTTGAAGTGATAGAAGTGAAAGAAAGAAATCTAATCGATGAGGAGGGAAAGGGTTATGTGCATTTCAACTTTCTTGTGAAAATGCAACATAACCCATCTAGTTTGTTCTTTGCGGAGGTGCATCCGGACTGTAGAGAGGGGGAGGATGTGTATCTTTGCACTCCTCTCGAAGCTAATGACTCGGGTAACTATCTATTATGTTGTTCAGATTGATATTTTTGGCAGAAATTTTTGTTATGCATCTCTACTAATAATACACTTTCCCTGTTTTGTAAGGTGACTGTTATGGGTGCAAGGACCGTGCAAAGGAGCTTCTGCATCCCAATAGCGGTGGCTACTTGGGTGGGCATATGGATATTGTTTTTCCCTTCATTTATGTAAGTGGTGAAGAAAGTGAAGACGAGGCCTGATTTCTCCTGGTTCGCATAGTTTCTTGTGGACATGAGTGTTAGTCGTAGCGTGACGTGCTAGTGGTCGCGTTTGACAAAATGCGGTGGTGCTAGTTAGTGGTCGTAAGGAAGGATGAATCCTCCTCACAAGGCTTCAATATGCTTTTTTTCTCTTTGATTTTGAACGCAGTTGTTCTACTCTGAGCGAGAGGGAGCTACACTTGGAAAAACTACTGTAGAGAGGAAGCTTTATGATAATGTTTCAATGCTTCCTGTACATCTTGTTCGCAGAATTTTTGTTTCAATGCTTTAATTTTTGGGATAGTGTTGCAAAGCTAAGGGGTTGGACCATAGTATAATATATTACCTCTGTcctaaattacttgtcttagatttgtctatatATGGATATATCTAACCTAAGTAATCTTGTATGCCTGTAGCTTGGCAGGTGGATTAAGTTAACTCCAGGAACTTGAAAACCTTATATGTACACACCATCGTTCTACGGGATTCTCAAATCATAGAAACAGGAAGAGTAAAGGATTGGGATGTCATGTCCACTCCAATCGTTGGGAATTTTTCATGATGTCATCTAATAAGCTAAGAATCTTTGCACCTCTATTCCTATGAAAGGAATGCTCaacatagaggggggggggggggggggggggacctggTTATCTTTGATaacataggggggggggggggggggggagaacctGGTTATCTTTGATAGCAAAGTATTTTAAAAACCAAGGATTTTAAAACTACAGTATTTTATCCCATAGGTACAAGATACCGCTGCAATAATATACCatattattttggagtattactgtAAATTTGTTAGCTAGAGCTTATATGTAATGTAAACTAGCAACAGAGCTGCCGTCTGTTATTCTTTTTTAGTGTGCTCAGTTTTTAGAAAAGAGACCTGGGGTTCCTTTTTAATACAGAGAAGGAAAACATAGTTTTGTAAATACTGTAGTATTCCAATTATCCCTAGCGGAACATGTTCTACCGTTTCATTTGTAAGCTTCACTAAGAAAATAATTCTGAAGGTCAACTTTAAGAGTGGCGCTTTCAGATTTGCGAATGCCCAACTTCCTCAACGGTTTGTTTCTTGCAAAACACGAGATGAACTGATCAAAAACATAGGGAAACAAACAATACACTTGCGCAGCAGAGATACTCTCAAAAATGTGAAAGAATTATGAAGCAATAATTTTACCATGCGATTCCATCAACAAAGTGTGAACTAACTATGCATACTAATAATTAGGAAATGCAACGACAGTACTATTAGCATATTTCCAATTTTATATACAGTCATATGTTTGAACCCGTCTGGAAGCCTGAGATAGGAGTACGGCTCTTTGAATGGGATATAGTGGAATataaaactactccctctgttcacttttgtaagtcgtttcagacaattCAAAATAGgctattttgcacattgtctgaaatatcTTCAAGATCTTATAAAAATGAACGAAGGGAGTATCACATTCCATTCAACCCTAGCAAAAAACTACACTACCACTctaaaaaaatagtaaaaatatACCATTTTTTAAACTAATTTGTTGCAAAAAACTACCAAGCCAGaggccgattaggctcgtttaaagctgtttatgacagggttggcccacgcGTCATGGCTAACGTGGCACCTTAAGTCAATGCCGTCTGTTTGACcggcaagttaggcgttatgacaTGTAAGACCCACATGTCAGTCTCAAAAGAAATCCCCAAGTCTCCTCCTTCCTCTGGCCCGCCCACCTCGTCATCCTCGGCCATGGCAGGCAGCCACCACCGCCGAATGAGGGCGAGGTCAAGAGCGTCGGCGGCGCGGGGCCCATTTTGCGGCCGCCCGGAGGTCAGCTCACCACTGCTCGCGCTCGCTTCCAGTTGCTTGTGTGCTATAGCTTGGCCCGGCAAGTGTGGCAGCCAACCATCCAGCTCGGATGTGAGCGACGCGACGGCTGGCAGCCTGCTTGACAAGCACGCCCTGCGGCGCGGGGCCAGCTCGCCCATCACCGGCACCGGCGACAGCCACACATACAAACTGTTTGAAGAAATGTCCAGGGAAAATGCTTGAAGGAGGAAGAAAATGATTGATGTTGGAAATAAGAgtaaattactacgagatttaatccgaataaataggaaatagatcatgacagcaatagcagagattaaactaattatgcggactagcatagtagatgaacagatcacatttagggcacatactagaaacatgaattctaccacgatctcgaacaaaaaaaaatagaatcacatacggtgcagtgggtgcagcaccgccggcgttgacgttgtcacccatgtcgtcgaggatgaggttgccgaggtcggggaagaagtcgtcgttggcgaagtcgtcgctgccagcagtcgcgcgagtgcgctccccaaaaaactgatcgcccctctctcgtataggatcacgagaggcggggttccggaggcgtgctgccccttctcccggtgcacgccgaaaggagggatggagaagacttgcttggcggcgcaatgatctggaacgggtGTGCGAAACCATGCAagacggcggcggctagggtagacgtctgcctgactatatagtgcggccgggtaggtcgtgggagtaaacccatGTCCAAGTAACAGCCCCACGATCCAAAAGGATCGGAAACGGCTGagtaattaacgcgtccattaATAATTATTAacttttcccgagcagcaaaaatatagacaacgtgcatagctctgtcctcggctcggctcaaccccgcaacccgcggcgcgtcatgacgaggcgtggcgtggcgtggcgaagcgagcgaggaggaggagcgcgcgtgtaggtctcctcttctcatgctcatagaagtggtagaagagctcaccttataaagaggtgcaactctctctcaacttatgaggtgggactaaactttagtcccactcacaccactcacatgtgtgcatgaatgggccaagagaatttcagaattttagttgggctttgggccaaaggcctactagcaaaattccaacaatcccccacaaagtctcattggcacattttatcatttagttccaaaacattgtttatataccggtgctcaGTGGAGACTGTAAAGTTGAACTTCCACTcagagatttatgctacactagatcacaacttgaatagtggactatgccttgaactacaagttttctgcgagactagttt
Protein-coding regions in this window:
- the LOC123167520 gene encoding uncharacterized protein — its product is MSLTRTSSTASSSASSGTASPPSEQIGEEHIFNSNDFAGLESWGDPTPRPSPFTLKELGDAWVAAAKRQLIHRPKSPTRVERLRRLREHDRKSLMIALGVYAEQNNIQPADLEVIEVKERNLIDEEGKGYVHFNFLVKMQHNPSSLFFAEVHPDCREGEDVYLCTPLEANDSGDCYGCKDRAKELLHPNSGGYLGGHMDIVFPFIYVSGEESEDEA